Below is a window of Flavobacterium cyclinae DNA.
TTTTCTAAAATTTCCTGAATTTTTTTCTCTTCCCATGATTTACCATATCCAAAAGTTTCTAAAGCATGAAAAGTTAAACCAAGTCCCCATCCTAGCATAGGAAACCAAAACCACTGAAAATTAGACGTTCTTAAATTAATAATAATCAATATGGGAATTACTAAACAGTAAGAAATTAAATTTCCATAAAATCCTTTTAATTGTTCTACTTTGTCTTTTGCTCTTTGATAAGCTAAATTTTCATTATAAATATTTTGTGTTTCCATGATGGTAATTTGTTTAGTTAAAATTGGTAGAAAAATTTTAAACTCTTTCTCGTTTTCTTCTACCAATACGGTTCTTTTAGTTAATATAGCATAGCGATTTACAATGTTTTGTAATCCTACACCTTTGCGATCTGTTAATACTTCTTTCTTTTGAAGATTATTTGTTACAACAAGTTGATTATTCTCGATGCTTATTTTTATATGCAGGGGTTTTGTTTCGCTAACTACATTGTGCTTAATACAATTTTCTAATAATAGTTGCAAAGACAACGGAACTACTTTAGCCTCTTCGTTATCAAAATCTTCTGGAATTTCAAATGTGATGCTGTTCTCAAATCGCATTTTTAATAAATTCATATAGGTTTTAGCAAATTGAAGTTCTTCTGCAACCGACACCAATTCTTTATCTTTTTGCTCCAAAACATAACGATAAACTTTAGATAACGAAGTCGTAAATTTTTGAGCATTATCTGGATTTTCTTCAATTAGCGAACTCAATACATTTAAACTATTAAAAAGAAAATGAGGATCAATTTGATTTTTTAAACTTTCAAACTGTGCCGAAGCCGTACCAGCAATAATTTTTTGCTCTTTTACTTTATTTTCTTGATAAGCTTTATAAAAATAAAAAGCATGAAATGCAAGAGTTACAATAAAGGTAATAACAATAGTAACTAAATAATTTGCAGCAGTTTCAGAAGCAAAAAAAGCTTCAAAAGTTTTGTTTTCAATTACTATATCCTCAAATATTCGAAGCAAAAAAATGATAAAAACGGAAATAATAAATGATCCTAAAAAACCAATTGTTATTCTTTTTTTTGAAAATCGATCAACTTCAAATTTATCATCTAAAAACATGAATAAATAAGCATTCGCAAAATACAAGGTTAATCCATAAAGCATGGTATATCCAAAGTTTGCAGCTAAATTTTTGTTCAATTGTATGCTTACACCTGAAATTAATCTAATTATAAGTAATACAAAAAAGATTAAAACTGCAATTACAAGTGCTCTTGGTAATTCTTTTATAAGCCTATTTATCATTATATTATAAAAATTATTTGCATTTATTTAATTCGTATTGTGCTCTATCTAATCCCCAACTTGGATGAAAAGCGGTTTCAGGTTTAAAAGTAGCAAAAAGTTCGATTGCTTTTTCAATTTGGGCGCACATTGGTTTTGTATCCTGTCCAAAATACTGTGCCATTCCTATTTCAAATGAAGCTTTTTGAAACACAACTCTCGGGTTTTCAGGAGCAATTTTGTATGCTTTGTTTAAAATATACATTACATCACCCGATAATTTTTGTCCGTTTGTCATAGGATCATAAACTATAGAAGCCGTATGAATCATGGCTTGCATCACTAATACTTCTGGATTATCTTGAGCTATCTCATTACAAACATCCTGAGCTTTTTGGGCAGATTCAATTAATGACAACATCTTAGTTTTGTCTTGTTCTACAAAAGCTTGAGTTGTATAAATAAGTGCTATGTAATAACTCGGTAACCAATTCGTTTTTTCAACCGAAGCGATGCGTTCTAATTGTGCCACTGCTTCAATAGATTTTCCTTCTTTCCAAGTTTGAAGAGCCTTTGCCATTCCTTGTTCAAATTGTGTTTGTGCACTTACTACAGAAGCAACAAACATTGCGATGATAGTGATTAGTTTTGTCATGATATTGTTGTTTTTAGTTATTAATTAATTTTTGATTTTGAAATTATTCTAGTCTTGTATTGTTTCACTTTGATGATTCAAATTTCCGTCAGATTTTATTCTTTTAAAATTGATTCTCACCGAACTGTTGATTTTTGATGATGAATTGTATTTTTTTAGTAATTAGTGATAAGTGAATAGTAATTAAAATTCCTTTTTATTTTCACTTTTTACTACAAATTATCCAAATTATTCGACTTTTTATTATCACTTATTGTCCAAAAGAACCCTACAAAAATGAATCGATCCGCAGCTTGTGTAATTGCTTGACGTTGAAATTGTCCTGTTGTATCAGCAGAATTTGCATATTGATAACCAAATACATTTTCAGTTCCTAAAATATTCGTCACAGAAAAAAATAATATTTTTTGTTGCGATAATAAGTAGGCCCAACTCAAACTTAAATTTGTAAATGACTTTGTTTTACCCGACATAAATTCTGTGACATTAGGATTATCATATGGTCTTCCCGAGTTGAAAGAATAAGTTGCACTAATTTGGGATTTCCATTTATCCATCCAATATTTTGTAACTAACGAAAAATTATGATTGGCAACAAAAGATGGGGTAACTTGATTTTCATAATTTCTAAAATCTCTTTCAGAATCAATATAGGAGT
It encodes the following:
- a CDS encoding 2TM domain-containing protein gives rise to the protein MINRLIKELPRALVIAVLIFFVLLIIRLISGVSIQLNKNLAANFGYTMLYGLTLYFANAYLFMFLDDKFEVDRFSKKRITIGFLGSFIISVFIIFLLRIFEDIVIENKTFEAFFASETAANYLVTIVITFIVTLAFHAFYFYKAYQENKVKEQKIIAGTASAQFESLKNQIDPHFLFNSLNVLSSLIEENPDNAQKFTTSLSKVYRYVLEQKDKELVSVAEELQFAKTYMNLLKMRFENSITFEIPEDFDNEEAKVVPLSLQLLLENCIKHNVVSETKPLHIKISIENNQLVVTNNLQKKEVLTDRKGVGLQNIVNRYAILTKRTVLVEENEKEFKIFLPILTKQITIMETQNIYNENLAYQRAKDKVEQLKGFYGNLISYCLVIPILIIINLRTSNFQWFWFPMLGWGLGLTFHALETFGYGKSWEEKKIQEILEKENKEHTKWK